A window from Heteronotia binoei isolate CCM8104 ecotype False Entrance Well chromosome 15, APGP_CSIRO_Hbin_v1, whole genome shotgun sequence encodes these proteins:
- the LOC132583040 gene encoding vomeronasal type-2 receptor 26-like: MKLYQHILALVFAVKEINENPSILPNLTLGFHIYDNHHGERFTYQTTLELLFKSRHFVPNYKCDLQKNLIAVIGSIQRESSLYMANLLDLFKIPQLTYGSFASDDSDGKEFYFYRMVPNEAHHYPGILQLLLHFGWTWVGLWAMDDDSGENFLQTLELLLSRKGICLAFSKKMATKADMNDIADSLALFTKRDIYLPDRKISTIILYADTRTVTILNTYLSVQTFLYNCTWGKVWILTAQIDFAVAALQRTLDFHFFHGAISFTIHSHEPPGFRTFLQDHKPSGAEENHFLKFFWEQAFVCTFVNREESPEIDGSCTGEEKLESLHREVFDMEMSGHSYSIYNAVYAVAHALHRAHTSRSNLRTRKSGERSDFQELQPWQIPPLSECNAHCQAGSQKKKIESKKFCCYDCSQCPKGKMSSQKDMDNCVKCPEDEYPSNNQDRCLPKMLHFLSYEEPLGFALSYIAMSFFLFTALVLAIFLKHKDTPIVKANNREITYALLVSLLLCFLCSMLFLGQPSKVTCLLQQSAFGIIFTVAVSCVLAKTITVIVAFMATKPGSSMRKWVGKRMANAIVLSGSFIQAGICLVWLGTSPPFPNYDTHSMDEEIIFECNEGSVLMFYIVLGYMGLLSLISLTVAFFARKLPDSFNEAKFITFSMLIFCSVWVSFFPTYLSTKGKYMVAVEIFSIVTSSAGLLVCIFFPKFYIILMKPELNDRELLIRRKK; this comes from the exons ATGAAGCTCTACCAGCACATCCTGGCCTTGGTCTTTGCTGTAAAAGAGATCAACGAGAACCCCAGCATCTTGCCCAATCTCACTCTTGGGTTCCACATTTATGACAACCACCATGGCGAGAGGTTCACCTATCAGACCACACTGGAGCTGCTCTTCAAATCACGCCATTTTGTCCCTAACTACAAATGTGACCTCCAGAAAAACCTCATCGCTGTCATTGGGAGTATTCAGCGTGAGAGCTCATTGTACATGGCAAACCTCTTGGATCTCTTCAAGATTCCACAG CTCACCTATGGATCATTTGCCTCAGATGACAGTGACGGGAAAGAGTTCTACTTTTACCGCATGGTGCCTAATGAAGCTCATCACTATCCTGGGATTCTTCAGCTGCTTCTCCATTTTGGATGGACGTGGGTGGGACTCTGGGCCATGGATGATGACAGTGGAGAAAATTTCTTGCAAACCTTGGAGCTGTTGCTCTCCAGGAAAGGAATCTGTTTGGCTTTCAGTaaaaaaatggccacaaaagcagATATGAATGACATAGCTGATAGCCTTGCTCTATTTACAAAAAGAGATATCTATCTCCCAGACCGAAAAATCAGTACAATTATACTCTATGCAGATACAAGGACAGTGACGATCCTGAACACATATTTGTCCGTACAAACATTTCTATATAACTGTACATGGGGCAAGGTGTGGATTTTAACAGCCCAGATTGATTTTGCCGTAGCAGCGTTGCAAAGAACCTTAGATTTTCACTTTTTCCACGGGGCAATCTCTTTTACCATTCACTCGCATGAACCTCCGGGTTTCCGTACATTTCTTCAAGACCACAAACCTTCTGGGGCAGAAGAAAATCATTTTCTGAAGTTCTTCTGGGAGCAAGCATTTGTCTGTACATTTGTCAATAGAGAGGAGTCCCCAGAAATCGATGGTTCTTGTACAGGAGAGGAGAAGTTGGAAAGCCTTCATAGGGAAGTTTTTGACATGGAAATGAGTGGCCACAGTTACAGCATCTACAACGCTGTCTATGCTGTGGCCCATGCTTTGCATAGAGCACACACCTCTAGATCTAACCTTAGAACTAGAAAGAGTGGGGAAAGGTCTGACTTTCAAGAACTTCAACCTTGGCAG ATCCCACCTCTTTCAGAGTGTAACGCGCACTGCCAGGCTGGTTCTCAGAAGAAGAAAATAGAAAGCAAGAAGTTTTGCTGTTACGATTGTTCCCAGTGTCCCAAAGGGAAGATGTCAAGTCAGAAGG ACATGGACAATTGTGTCAAGTGTCCAGAAGATGAGTATCCAAGCAATAACCAAGATCGATGTCTGCCTAAGATGCTACATTTTCTGTCTTATGAAGAACCTTTAGGATTCGCTTTGAGTTACATTGCTATGTCTTTTTTCCTCTTCACAGCTTTGGTTCTCgccatttttttaaagcacaaagATACCCCCATTGTCAAGGCCAACAACAGAGAGATCACCTATGCTCTCCTGGTGTCCCTCTTGCTCTGCTTCCTCTGCTCTATGCTTTTCCTAGGACAGCCAAGCAAAGTGACCTGCCTCCTCCAGCAATCTGCTTTTGGCATCATCTTCACCGTGGCTGTTTCTTGTGtcttggccaaaaccatcactgtgattgtagctttcatggccaccaaaccagggtccagcatgaggaagtgggtggggaaaagaatggCCAATGCGATTGTGCTTTCTGGCTCCTTCATTCAAGCAGGTATTTGTCTTGTGTGGCTAGGGACGTCTCCTCCTTTCCCAAATTATGACACTCACTCAATGGATGAGGAAATCATTTTTGAATGTAATGAAGGATCTGTCCTCATGTTCTACATTGTCCTGGGCTACATGGGACTTCTGTCTCTCATCAGCTTGACTGTGGCTTTCTTTGCCAGGAAGTTGCCAGACAGCTTCAACgaagccaagttcatcaccttcagcatgctgatCTTTTGCAGTGTCTGGGTTTCCTTTTTCCCCACTTACCTGAGCACCAAAGGGAAATACATGGTGgccgtggagatcttctccatcgtGACTTCCAGTGCAGGGTTACTGGtctgtatttttttccccaagtTCTACATTATTCTGATGAAGCCTGAACTGAATGACAGGGAGCTGCTCATaaggaggaagaaatga